A genome region from Clostridium pasteurianum includes the following:
- a CDS encoding RNA-binding S4 domain-containing protein, with translation MRLDKYLKVSRIIKRRTVAKEACESGRVSINGKVAKPGTNVEENDIIEITYANKVFKAKVVNVANHVLKNEAKEMYEIISGEQI, from the coding sequence ATGAGGTTAGATAAATATTTAAAGGTTTCTAGAATAATAAAACGAAGAACTGTTGCCAAAGAAGCCTGTGAAAGCGGAAGGGTATCCATAAATGGTAAGGTTGCAAAACCAGGAACGAATGTTGAGGAAAATGATATTATAGAAATAACATATGCTAATAAAGTTTTTAAGGCTAAAGTAGTGAATGTAGCAAATCACGTCCTAAAAAATGAAGCTAAAGAAATGTATGAAATAATAAGTGGAGAGCAAATTTAA
- a CDS encoding FtsB family cell division protein has translation MKISSKIKYIVFFIILINVGYIFVNQQITINKINKSIAEKQGSIDNLKKENQKLQDEIKLSKTDSYTEKLAREKLGLIKQGEIPVMDSKK, from the coding sequence ATGAAAATCAGTTCAAAAATCAAATATATAGTTTTTTTTATTATATTGATTAATGTGGGTTATATTTTTGTGAATCAACAAATTACCATAAATAAAATAAACAAAAGTATTGCTGAAAAGCAGGGAAGTATTGACAATCTGAAAAAAGAGAATCAAAAATTACAGGATGAAATCAAATTATCTAAGACTGATAGTTATACTGAGAAGCTTGCAAGGGAAAAGTTAGGTCTTATAAAACAAGGCGAAATCCCTGTAATGGATAGTAAGAAATAA
- a CDS encoding HU family DNA-binding protein: MNKAELITSIAEKGNLTKKDAEVALKAFIESIEETLEKHEKVQLVGFGTFETRERAERKGRNPRSKEEIIIPASTVPVFKAGKEFKERVNK; this comes from the coding sequence GTGAACAAAGCTGAATTAATCACTAGTATAGCAGAAAAGGGTAATTTAACAAAAAAAGATGCGGAAGTTGCATTAAAAGCATTTATAGAAAGCATCGAGGAAACATTAGAAAAACATGAAAAAGTTCAACTTGTTGGATTCGGTACTTTTGAAACTAGAGAAAGAGCTGAGAGAAAAGGAAGAAATCCAAGATCCAAAGAGGAAATAATAATACCAGCATCTACTGTACCGGTATTTAAAGCAGGAAAAGAATTTAAGGAAAGAGTTAATAAATAA
- the yabP gene encoding sporulation protein YabP: MESKKEVNIENNKKSLMTIENRKKLLLTGVSEVINFNDEQIVLNTNLGSLTIRGRELKMNKLDVQNGDIAITGTINSCVYSGNEASNKKDSIISRLFK, encoded by the coding sequence ATGGAATCCAAAAAGGAAGTAAATATAGAGAATAATAAGAAAAGTTTAATGACTATAGAAAATAGAAAAAAACTTTTACTTACGGGAGTAAGTGAAGTGATTAACTTTAACGATGAACAAATAGTTCTCAATACTAATTTAGGTTCTCTTACTATAAGGGGAAGGGAATTAAAAATGAATAAATTAGATGTTCAAAATGGTGATATAGCTATAACTGGTACCATAAATTCCTGTGTATATAGTGGAAATGAAGCCTCAAATAAAAAAGACAGCATAATATCAAGATTGTTTAAATAG
- a CDS encoding S1 domain-containing RNA-binding protein: MTLKAGSILTGTVVNITNFGAFVEVEGKTGLVHISEVADSFVKDIHDHLKENDKVKVKVLSVDDNGKISLSIKQAIEHKKSSKPIEIDWNKRSNQNSGVNFEDKLSRFLKDSEEKFQDLKRHQDSSSRGYKKNANH; the protein is encoded by the coding sequence ATGACCTTAAAGGCAGGAAGTATCTTAACGGGTACTGTTGTTAATATTACTAATTTTGGTGCATTTGTGGAGGTAGAAGGCAAAACTGGATTGGTTCACATATCCGAAGTGGCAGATTCATTTGTAAAAGATATACACGATCACCTAAAGGAAAATGATAAAGTGAAAGTCAAAGTTCTTTCAGTAGATGATAATGGAAAGATAAGTTTATCTATAAAGCAAGCTATAGAACACAAAAAATCATCAAAACCTATTGAAATTGATTGGAACAAGAGAAGTAATCAGAATAGTGGAGTTAATTTTGAAGATAAGCTATCTAGATTTTTAAAAGATAGTGAAGAAAAATTTCAGGATTTAAAAAGACATCAGGATTCAAGCTCAAGAGGCTATAAGAAAAATGCAAATCATTAA
- the mazG gene encoding nucleoside triphosphate pyrophosphohydrolase: MISIVGLGPGSKKALTLGTVEKINAAHNVFFRTKKHPVVEYFDKLGIKYSTYDGEYDAGDNFEEVYSFIAHDLIDKVKELKDIVYAVPGHPLVAEKSVQMLIELCEKEDVEFEIVPAVSFVDALMESLKIDPIKGIKIVDAFDIKNQVLDKRIGLVVTQVYNNFIASDVKLALTEYYKDETEIYFVRAAGIEGQESIRKIPLYELDRQNDIDYLTSVYVPQDLNNNKDFYDLLNIMSILRGENGCPWDREQNHDTVKRSLIEESYEAVEAIDKKDDAAMVEELGDVLFQVIFHAQIGKEEGYFNINDIISGICNKMIERHPHVFNSEKLKNSTEVLKKWDEIKRKEQNLKSFTDEMKHIPKNFPALIRAEKVQKKASKVGFDFEDAKSALNKVFEEINEVKDVYKGIKRDRITEEVGDLIFSVVNVARLLDIDSEFALNYTIDKFIKRFSCIENGAKEKNIDLKNMSLEEMNALWNEAKSK, translated from the coding sequence GTGATTAGTATAGTTGGACTTGGGCCAGGTTCGAAAAAAGCATTAACTCTTGGAACTGTTGAAAAAATTAACGCCGCACATAATGTTTTTTTTAGAACGAAAAAGCATCCTGTTGTAGAGTACTTTGATAAACTTGGAATAAAATATAGTACTTATGATGGAGAGTATGATGCGGGAGATAACTTTGAAGAAGTATACAGCTTTATAGCACATGATTTAATAGATAAGGTCAAAGAGCTTAAGGACATAGTTTATGCAGTGCCAGGTCATCCACTTGTTGCAGAAAAGTCGGTGCAGATGCTCATTGAACTGTGTGAAAAAGAAGATGTTGAATTTGAAATAGTACCGGCAGTTAGTTTTGTTGATGCTTTAATGGAAAGTCTTAAGATAGATCCAATAAAGGGAATTAAAATAGTAGATGCGTTTGATATAAAAAATCAGGTTTTAGATAAAAGAATAGGTCTTGTTGTTACTCAGGTATATAATAATTTTATAGCATCTGATGTAAAACTTGCACTTACGGAATATTACAAAGATGAGACTGAAATATATTTTGTAAGAGCAGCGGGAATTGAAGGGCAGGAAAGCATTAGGAAAATACCTCTTTATGAATTAGATAGGCAAAATGACATAGACTATCTCACATCAGTTTATGTACCTCAGGACTTAAATAACAATAAAGATTTTTATGATCTTTTAAACATAATGAGTATACTTAGAGGAGAAAATGGCTGCCCATGGGATAGAGAACAGAATCATGATACAGTAAAGAGATCACTTATAGAAGAAAGCTATGAAGCAGTAGAAGCCATTGATAAAAAAGATGATGCTGCCATGGTAGAGGAACTAGGAGATGTGCTATTTCAGGTAATATTTCATGCTCAAATAGGTAAGGAGGAAGGGTATTTTAATATAAACGATATAATTTCTGGAATTTGCAATAAAATGATAGAGAGACATCCTCATGTTTTTAATAGTGAAAAATTAAAAAATTCCACTGAAGTTTTGAAAAAATGGGACGAAATAAAAAGGAAAGAACAGAATTTAAAATCGTTTACTGATGAAATGAAGCATATACCCAAAAATTTTCCAGCACTTATAAGAGCTGAAAAGGTTCAGAAAAAAGCTTCTAAAGTTGGATTTGATTTTGAAGATGCCAAGAGTGCTTTAAATAAAGTGTTTGAGGAAATTAATGAAGTAAAAGATGTATATAAAGGGATAAAAAGGGACAGAATAACAGAAGAAGTCGGAGATTTAATTTTTTCAGTGGTAAATGTTGCGAGACTTCTTGACATTGACAGTGAATTTGCATTAAATTATACTATAGACAAATTTATTAAACGTTTTAGCTGCATTGAGAATGGAGCAAAAGAAAAAAACATTGATTTAAAGAATATGTCTTTAGAGGAAATGAATGCTCTATGGAATGAAGCAAAATCAAAATAA
- the yabQ gene encoding spore cortex biosynthesis protein YabQ → MILSIHEQLMFFIANFAAGIIAAAIFDVYRVMRGFEHPNKIVTFIEDILFLTLDAIIIFIFLLYTNEAYINAYVYVFIIFGLCFYMKFVSRIFVNVMKKIIDYSIKFMRILLKFIIYFFECLFLDKK, encoded by the coding sequence ATGATTTTATCAATTCATGAACAATTAATGTTTTTTATAGCTAATTTTGCAGCAGGAATTATAGCAGCGGCGATATTTGATGTGTACAGGGTTATGCGTGGATTTGAACATCCTAATAAAATTGTTACTTTTATAGAAGATATATTATTTTTAACTCTAGATGCTATAATAATTTTTATATTTTTATTATATACTAATGAAGCGTACATAAATGCATATGTTTATGTGTTCATAATTTTTGGATTATGCTTTTATATGAAATTTGTAAGTCGTATATTTGTGAATGTAATGAAAAAAATTATTGATTATTCTATAAAATTTATGAGAATATTATTAAAGTTTATTATATATTTTTTTGAGTGCTTATTTTTAGATAAAAAATAA
- a CDS encoding putative polysaccharide biosynthesis protein, with protein MKKQTLIKGTLILGITGIIAKVLGMFFRWPLIMLIGDEGIGYYQMSYPLYMFFIATASGIPVAISKMVSERNAVNDREGIILVLKKAILLMAIMGGGFTLFLILFSRQLVGFFNWNEKSYYSLIGISLAPLIISLVSSFRGFFQGLQNMTPTAISQVIEQVGRVIVGVGLAYILLPKGIEYSAGGAAFGAVFGAAIAGVYLFIKYMKVRKEFNCVKSYKKSYKILNELLYIAVPISLGSTVSSIMSLIDSILVPQNLVKAGFSYRKAAELYGQLTGKAFVLINVPLTLSIALCVSLVPVISEAFILKKNHEVKNKIEMALRISMVIAIPSFVGIFFMSNQIMNFIFPGHSSGATILKYLSISIPFIVLSQVTTSILQGVGKYAIPVINLFFACVLKVFINNYLVPIKMFNVYGAVIGTISGYMLSCILNVIAVKIVCNFKIKWYDIIMKPAYASIIMIIGVMFSYMNIYKKTMNNLLSFAISVFSGIILYFILIILFGIFDYSEIKSRFKKIR; from the coding sequence ATGAAAAAACAAACTTTAATAAAAGGAACTTTAATATTAGGAATTACGGGTATAATTGCAAAAGTATTGGGTATGTTTTTTAGATGGCCTCTTATTATGCTTATTGGGGATGAAGGCATAGGATATTATCAGATGTCATATCCGCTATATATGTTTTTTATAGCAACTGCATCAGGCATACCAGTTGCCATTTCAAAGATGGTATCTGAGAGAAATGCAGTGAATGATAGAGAAGGAATTATTTTAGTTTTAAAAAAAGCCATTCTTCTCATGGCAATTATGGGGGGAGGATTTACATTATTTCTTATTCTATTTTCAAGACAATTAGTGGGCTTTTTTAATTGGAATGAAAAATCATATTATTCACTTATAGGTATATCACTAGCGCCACTTATTATATCCTTAGTAAGCTCATTTAGAGGCTTCTTTCAAGGACTACAGAATATGACACCGACAGCAATTTCACAGGTTATTGAGCAAGTTGGACGTGTTATAGTTGGTGTAGGACTTGCATATATTCTTCTTCCAAAGGGAATAGAATATTCGGCAGGTGGTGCAGCCTTTGGAGCAGTATTTGGGGCAGCTATTGCTGGTGTATATTTATTCATAAAGTACATGAAGGTTAGAAAGGAATTTAATTGCGTAAAATCATATAAAAAAAGTTATAAGATATTAAATGAATTATTATACATAGCTGTACCAATATCATTAGGTTCTACAGTCAGCAGCATAATGAGTCTTATAGATTCAATATTAGTACCTCAAAATTTAGTTAAAGCGGGTTTTAGTTACAGGAAAGCAGCTGAATTATATGGACAACTTACTGGAAAAGCTTTTGTGCTTATAAATGTACCGTTAACTTTATCCATTGCGTTATGTGTATCTTTGGTACCTGTGATTTCAGAAGCGTTTATTTTAAAGAAAAATCATGAAGTGAAAAATAAGATTGAAATGGCTTTAAGGATTTCAATGGTTATAGCGATACCATCGTTTGTAGGTATATTTTTTATGTCTAATCAGATTATGAATTTTATATTTCCAGGACATTCAAGTGGAGCCACTATACTAAAGTATCTAAGTATAAGTATACCTTTTATTGTATTGTCTCAGGTTACAACATCTATACTTCAAGGAGTAGGAAAATATGCTATACCTGTTATTAACTTGTTTTTTGCCTGTGTGTTAAAAGTGTTTATTAATAATTATTTGGTGCCTATAAAGATGTTTAATGTATATGGTGCTGTTATAGGAACTATATCTGGATACATGTTATCATGCATATTAAATGTCATAGCTGTTAAAATTGTTTGTAATTTTAAAATAAAATGGTATGATATAATAATGAAACCAGCATATGCCTCTATAATAATGATTATAGGTGTTATGTTTTCATATATGAATATTTATAAGAAAACTATGAATAATTTATTAAGTTTTGCTATATCAGTTTTTTCAGGGATAATATTATATTTTATATTAATTATTCTGTTTGGAATATTTGATTATAGTGAAATCAAATCTCGATTTAAAAAAATCAGGTAA